From a single Kryptolebias marmoratus isolate JLee-2015 linkage group LG6, ASM164957v2, whole genome shotgun sequence genomic region:
- the klhl41a gene encoding kelch-like protein 41a: MDAQGLREDLHLFQSTLLQDGLKELLNENKLIDCILKVGDRNIPSHRLILAACSPYFRELFFSEDGEEVDRKEVVLENLNPSIMEGIVNYLYSAEIDINDNNVQDILAVANRFQIPSVFTVCVNYLQKKVTRKTCLAIYRLGLMLNCARLAMSARDYIADRFEAITKDDEFLELAPHELFAIIGADALNVEQEEVVFESLMRWIRKDKEKRAKSLEEAFDYIRFRLLPEKYFKEKVEKDELIKADPKLLKKLKAVRDAFAGKLPEKKKGQGDAEGEEAKLPGYLNNDRRYGMYAKDMILMINDSAAVAYDGQENECFLAAMADQIPRNHVSLTSKKNNLYVAGGLFVDEDDKENPLQCYFYQLDSLGAEWTALPPMPSPRCLFGLGEFENLIFAVAGKDLQSNESHDTVMCYDTEKMRWTETKKLPVKIHGHCVVSENGLVYCVGGKTDDNKATNKMFAYNHKRSEWKEVASMKTPRSMFGAVLHKGKLIVAGGVNEDGLTATCEVYDFGTNKWSPFTEFPQERSSINLVSCGGLLYAIGGFAMVENDNKECAPTEITDIWQYEEDTKQWTGMIREMRYAAGASCVSIHLNPAKMPKL, encoded by the exons ATGGATGCCCAAGGCCTGAGAGAAGATCTCCATCTGTTTCAGAGCACTCTGCTCCAGGATGGACTCAAAGAGCTTCTGAATGAGAATAAGTTAATTGACTGTATCCTAAAGGTTGGGGACAGAAACATCCCCAGCCATCGGCTCATTCTGGCAGCGTGCAGTCCATATTTCAGAGAGCTCTTCTTCTCAGAGGATGGCGAGGAGGTGGACAGAAAGGAGGTTGTTCTGGAGAACCTCAATCCCAGCATTATGGAGGGGATTGTGAATTATTTGTACTCGGCCGAGATCGACATCAACGACAACAACGTTCAGGACATTTTGGCTGTTGCCAATCGCTTCCAGATCCCCTCGGTGTTCACTGTTTGCGTGAATTATCTCCAGAAGAAAGTGACCAGGAAGACCTGCCTTGCTATCTACAGGCTGGGACTGATGCTGAACTGTGCCAGGCTGGCTATGTCAGCTAGAGATTACATTGCGGATCGCTTTGAGGCCATAACCAAGGACGATGAGTTCTTAGAGCTCGCCCCACATGAGCTTTTCGCCATCATTGGAGCTGATGCATTGAATGTGGAACAAGAAGAGGTAGTGTTTGAGTCTCTCATGAGGTGGATCagaaaggacaaagaaaaacgTGCAAAGTCCTTGGAAGAGGCTTTTGACTACATTCGTTTCCGCCTGCTTCCAGAGAAGTACTTCAAGGAAAAAGTGGAGAAAGACGAGCTGATAAAGGCTGATCCCAAGCTTCTCAAGAAGCTCAAAGCCGTCAGGGATGCGTTTGCTGGGAAGCTACCTGAGAAGAAAAAGGGACAAGGTGATGCTGAGGGAGAGGAGGCCAAGCTGCCAGGTTACCTGAACAATGACCGCAGATATGGCATGTACGCCAAAGACATGATTCTCATGATTAACGACTCTGCTGCTGTGGCCTACGATGGCCAAGAGAATGAATGCTTCCTCGCAGCAATGGCTGATCAAATCCCCAGAAATCATGTCAGCCTCACATCGAAGAAGAACAATCTGTATGTGGCGGGAGGACTGTTTGTAGACGAAGACGACAAAGAAAACCCCCTGCAGTGTTACTTTTATCAG CTGGACAGTCTTGGTGCTGAATGGACCGCTCTGCCGCCCATGCCTTCACCCAGGTGTCTGTTCGGCCTTGGCGAGTTCGAAAACCTCATCTTCGCTGTAGCAGGAAAAGATTTACAGTCCAATGAGTCTCACGATACTGTCATGTGCTACGACACCGA AAAAATGAggtggacagaaacaaaaaagctgcCTGTGAAAATCCACGGCCACTGTGTGGTCTCTGAGAACGGCCTGGTGTACTGCGTCGGAGGGAAAACCGATGACAA TAAAGCAACCAATAAGATGTTTGCATACAACCACAAGAGGTCGGAGTGGAAGGAGGTTGCCTCCATGAAGACACCCAGGTCCATGTTTGGAGCAGTTCTCCACAAAGGGAAGCTTATTGTTGCTGGAGGAGTCAATGAAGATGGCCTGACCGCTACATGTGAAGTCTATGATTTCGGGACCAACAA GTGGTCACCTTTTACTGAGTTTCCCCAGGAGAGGAGTTCGATTAACCTGGTCAGCTGTGGCGGGCTGCTGTACGCTATAGGAGGCTTCGccatggtggagaatgacaaCAAAGAGTGCGCACCAACTGAGATCACTGACATCTGGCA GTATGAAGAAGACACAAAACAGTGGACCGGCATGATCAGAGAGATGCGTTACGCAGCCGGAGCCTCATGTGTCTCCATTCACCTGAATCCAGCCAAAATGCCCAAACTGTAA